From a region of the Nitrospira sp. genome:
- a CDS encoding FAD-dependent oxidoreductase — translation MKDESSGTQSVWTAARPKPSSRRLSQSLETEVCIVGAGIAGLSTAYCLVCEGKSVVVVDDGPIGGGMTERTTAHLSNVIDEGYVEIERLHGEEGARLAADSHTAAIDRIETVVTTERIDCDFERVDGYLFQAPEQSEELLEQEQLAALRAGVDVIRIDNNPSVPVLEPGVCLRFPRQAQFHPLKYLTGLAQAIERRGGQIFTDCHVEDVKSGTPSHIETRPGHAITAHSVLVATNIPINDMFVVHTKQAPYTSYVIGARVPKNAVPPALYWDQADPYHYVRIQEGAAADGQDILIIGGEDHKTGQADDGDDRYQRLEQWARIRFPMIKQIDYRWSGQVLEPVDGLGFIGRNPSDAPNIYIATGDSGMGMTHGMIAGMLITDLILGRTNAWATLYDPSRKSLKAAGTFVQENLNVAAQFGDWLSSGDVESEEQISKGTGAILRQGLQKLAVYRDEGGELHRFSAVCPHLKCIVAWDTIEHSWNCPCHGSRFNAYGKVLNGPAVADLSPIEP, via the coding sequence ATGAAAGACGAATCCAGCGGGACTCAGTCGGTCTGGACCGCAGCCAGGCCAAAGCCCTCCTCGCGTCGCTTGAGTCAATCCTTAGAAACAGAGGTCTGTATTGTGGGAGCCGGCATCGCCGGACTGTCCACCGCCTATTGTCTGGTTTGCGAGGGTAAATCGGTCGTGGTGGTTGACGACGGACCGATCGGTGGCGGGATGACGGAACGGACGACGGCACATCTCTCGAATGTCATTGACGAGGGCTATGTTGAGATCGAACGCCTGCATGGCGAGGAAGGCGCTCGCCTGGCGGCCGACAGCCATACGGCCGCGATCGATCGCATCGAAACGGTCGTGACCACCGAACGTATTGATTGCGATTTCGAGCGAGTCGACGGCTACCTTTTTCAAGCCCCTGAACAATCAGAAGAACTACTAGAGCAAGAACAATTGGCGGCACTTCGTGCAGGCGTCGATGTCATACGAATTGACAATAATCCGTCGGTTCCTGTTCTGGAACCTGGCGTATGCCTTCGCTTTCCACGGCAGGCCCAATTCCATCCCTTAAAGTACCTGACTGGTCTGGCGCAGGCCATTGAACGGCGGGGTGGGCAGATCTTCACAGACTGCCACGTCGAGGACGTAAAGAGCGGGACCCCATCGCACATTGAAACCCGACCCGGGCACGCCATCACGGCTCATTCGGTTCTCGTGGCCACGAACATCCCCATCAACGACATGTTCGTGGTACACACGAAACAAGCCCCCTATACCTCCTATGTCATTGGAGCGCGGGTGCCAAAGAATGCTGTGCCCCCCGCCCTGTACTGGGATCAGGCGGACCCGTACCACTACGTCAGAATCCAAGAGGGAGCAGCAGCCGACGGCCAGGATATTTTGATCATCGGGGGTGAAGATCACAAGACTGGTCAGGCGGACGATGGCGACGATCGCTATCAGCGCTTGGAACAGTGGGCCCGGATACGGTTCCCTATGATCAAGCAGATCGACTACCGCTGGTCGGGACAGGTCCTGGAACCGGTCGATGGGCTGGGATTCATTGGTCGGAATCCCAGTGATGCGCCCAATATTTACATCGCCACCGGCGATTCTGGTATGGGTATGACGCATGGCATGATCGCCGGCATGCTCATCACCGACCTCATTCTAGGTCGTACGAATGCCTGGGCCACCTTGTACGATCCGTCTCGAAAATCGCTGAAAGCGGCGGGAACCTTTGTGCAAGAAAACCTGAATGTGGCCGCGCAGTTTGGAGACTGGTTGTCGTCAGGCGACGTGGAATCTGAAGAGCAGATTTCGAAGGGAACGGGGGCGATCCTGCGGCAGGGGCTCCAGAAGCTCGCTGTCTATCGGGACGAAGGAGGAGAATTACATCGCTTCTCAGCTGTGTGCCCCCATCTCAAATGCATTGTCGCGTGGGATACCATCGAACACAGCTGGAATTGTCCCTGTCACGGTTCTCGATTTAATGCCTATGGCAAGGTACTCAATGGGCCGGCAGTGGCCGATCTTTCTCCGATTGAGCCATGA
- a CDS encoding site-specific integrase: MEVECPVLQEGAKNATINREVEGFQRAFTLAVEQEVLSVAPRFKSLPENNARQGFFERADFEALLPRLTLRGKPDTDLQDYLSWCFRTGMRSGETKNLTWADFDRESWTIRLHARDSKNRKGRAIPLENELKEIVERRLSARRLDCPYIFHRHGQQRMGEFRKVWKRACAEAGLTGKIPHDFRRSAVRNMVRAGVNPDIARQISGHRIAAIFSRYNIISEADLRDAVQRTSEYVASLPGKSNVLTLAQSRSVGNDR; the protein is encoded by the coding sequence GTGGAAGTAGAATGTCCTGTTCTTCAGGAAGGGGCGAAGAATGCAACGATCAACCGTGAAGTGGAAGGGTTCCAGCGAGCGTTCACTTTGGCGGTTGAACAGGAAGTGTTGAGTGTCGCGCCACGATTCAAGAGCCTTCCAGAAAACAACGCTCGGCAAGGGTTCTTCGAGCGGGCTGACTTTGAGGCACTCCTTCCCCGGCTCACTCTACGAGGCAAGCCTGACACCGATCTCCAAGACTATCTTTCGTGGTGTTTCAGGACGGGGATGCGGTCAGGCGAAACCAAGAACCTGACCTGGGCGGACTTCGATCGAGAAAGCTGGACGATTCGGTTGCACGCCAGGGATTCGAAGAACCGAAAGGGGAGAGCCATTCCACTTGAGAATGAGCTAAAGGAGATTGTGGAACGGCGATTATCAGCCCGTCGCCTAGATTGCCCGTACATCTTTCATCGTCATGGCCAACAACGCATGGGCGAATTTAGAAAAGTCTGGAAGCGGGCATGTGCGGAAGCGGGCCTTACCGGCAAGATTCCGCATGACTTCCGCCGGTCTGCCGTTCGGAACATGGTTCGGGCTGGCGTGAACCCCGATATTGCCCGTCAGATCTCAGGCCATCGGATAGCCGCCATTTTCTCTCGATACAACATCATCAGTGAAGCGGATCTCCGTGATGCCGTACAGCGGACGAGCGAATACGTGGCCAGCTTACCGGGAAAATCGAACGTGCTGACGCTTGCTCAATCACGTTCAGTTGGTAATGACAGGTAG
- a CDS encoding YqcI/YcgG family protein, which produces MGSDLHHVPLAGNITPPANDPHTWNPLSVDPVASRFSSYAAFKGKAVVRPLTPDMPVDADLTDAHNQLRQQILGQFYPCTGAVSAFSQKSYRFGLYPELASDSSVRAVCHDLYNFTHEFPVVDDHFVTFIAMFRGPATQSEQHFEELLWNQLQAMHSLDSNYFTWDKSVDSDPKSHQFSFSIGGRAMYVIGMHPKSSRLARTRPYPTMVFNLHEQFDRLRAREKFETMKQTIRGREMTFQGSINPMLTSFGENSEARQYSGRAVPAEWSCPFHVRKTDAT; this is translated from the coding sequence ATGGGATCAGATCTCCATCACGTGCCACTCGCTGGAAACATCACCCCCCCCGCAAATGACCCGCACACATGGAACCCTTTATCAGTCGATCCTGTGGCAAGTCGGTTCTCGAGCTACGCGGCTTTCAAGGGGAAGGCAGTCGTCAGACCGCTCACACCTGACATGCCGGTGGACGCCGATCTCACTGATGCGCACAACCAGTTAAGGCAACAGATCTTGGGCCAGTTTTACCCATGCACCGGCGCGGTCTCGGCATTCAGCCAAAAGAGTTATCGTTTCGGGCTATACCCAGAACTAGCCTCTGATAGCAGTGTCCGCGCCGTTTGTCATGACCTGTACAATTTTACTCATGAATTCCCAGTGGTTGATGACCATTTTGTTACCTTTATCGCGATGTTCCGTGGGCCAGCAACCCAGTCAGAACAACACTTCGAAGAGCTATTGTGGAATCAGCTTCAGGCCATGCACTCTCTTGATTCTAATTACTTTACCTGGGATAAGAGTGTCGACTCCGACCCTAAGAGTCATCAATTTTCGTTCAGCATCGGTGGTCGTGCAATGTATGTCATCGGCATGCACCCCAAGTCTTCACGTCTCGCGCGAACCCGCCCGTATCCCACCATGGTGTTCAATTTGCACGAACAGTTTGACCGCCTACGTGCGCGCGAAAAGTTTGAAACTATGAAACAGACGATCAGAGGGCGCGAGATGACATTCCAAGGATCGATCAACCCGATGTTGACGAGCTTTGGTGAAAATTCTGAGGCGCGTCAATATTCCGGTCGTGCAGTTCCAGCTGAATGGTCTTGCCCCTTCCATGTGCGCAAGACTGACGCAACATGA
- a CDS encoding urea carboxylase-associated family protein: protein MTASQIIRIPPQSGRSFKIKRGQILRVIDPLGEQVSDLFSFSEQDHDCRLSSGRSLDYASRIYLTIGDILYANNSRPMFTIIEDTVCLHDFLLTPCSQEMFEILYKHKGHHPSCFENLYLSLKEHGISGADISTTFNIFMNVKIDPQGALTVGIPISKAGDHIDLKAEMDMVCGLTACSAEGSNNGHFKPIDFSILG, encoded by the coding sequence ATGACCGCTTCTCAGATCATCCGCATTCCACCACAGAGTGGCCGCTCGTTTAAGATCAAGCGGGGCCAAATATTACGGGTTATCGATCCTCTTGGCGAACAGGTATCTGACCTCTTCTCATTCAGCGAGCAAGATCATGACTGCCGTTTGTCTTCAGGTAGGTCATTGGACTATGCGAGCCGGATCTATTTAACAATAGGTGATATTCTTTATGCGAACAATAGCAGACCGATGTTTACCATTATCGAAGACACTGTCTGCTTGCATGACTTCCTTCTAACACCCTGCAGCCAGGAGATGTTTGAGATTCTGTATAAGCATAAAGGCCATCATCCGAGCTGTTTTGAGAACCTCTATCTATCTCTGAAGGAGCACGGCATTTCTGGAGCCGACATCTCTACGACATTTAATATCTTCATGAACGTCAAGATCGACCCACAAGGAGCGTTGACGGTCGGCATACCAATCTCCAAGGCCGGTGACCACATTGACCTGAAGGCCGAAATGGACATGGTGTGTGGCCTAACAGCTTGTTCCGCTGAAGGATCAAACAACGGCCATTTCAAGCCAATAGACTTTTCGATCCTGGGTTGA
- a CDS encoding methane monooxygenase/ammonia monooxygenase subunit C, protein MASDRGYDISQWYDSKPVKLGWLAILGIGVFWVLYQRAFGYSHGLDSMTPEFDSVWMGLWRFNILANAVFFATTIGWIWVTRDRNLANLDHKLELKRYFYWMGWLVCYIWGVYYAGSYTLEQDAAWHQVIIRDTSFTASHIVAFYGTFPLYITCGVASYLYAQTRLPLYAQATSFPLVAAVVGPMFILPNVGLNEWGHAFWFVDELFSAPLHWGFVTLGWCGLFGAAGGVAAQIVSRMSNLADVIWNNAPKSILDPFPSQVGPGHKTVY, encoded by the coding sequence ATGGCAAGTGACCGAGGGTACGATATTTCGCAGTGGTATGACTCGAAGCCGGTGAAGTTGGGCTGGCTGGCGATTCTGGGGATCGGGGTGTTTTGGGTGCTGTATCAACGGGCGTTCGGGTACTCGCACGGGTTAGACTCCATGACCCCCGAGTTCGATTCGGTGTGGATGGGGCTGTGGCGGTTTAACATCTTAGCGAACGCGGTGTTCTTTGCGACGACGATCGGGTGGATCTGGGTGACGCGGGATCGGAACCTGGCGAACCTGGACCACAAGCTGGAGCTGAAGCGGTACTTTTACTGGATGGGCTGGCTCGTCTGCTACATCTGGGGGGTGTACTACGCGGGCAGCTACACGTTAGAGCAAGATGCGGCGTGGCACCAAGTGATCATCCGGGACACGAGCTTCACGGCGAGCCACATTGTGGCGTTCTACGGGACGTTCCCGTTGTACATCACGTGCGGCGTGGCGAGCTACCTGTATGCGCAGACGCGGTTACCGCTGTACGCCCAGGCGACGTCGTTCCCGCTGGTGGCGGCGGTGGTGGGGCCGATGTTCATCCTGCCGAACGTGGGGTTGAACGAGTGGGGGCATGCGTTCTGGTTCGTCGATGAATTGTTCTCGGCCCCGTTGCACTGGGGCTTTGTGACGTTGGGGTGGTGCGGGTTGTTCGGCGCGGCAGGCGGCGTGGCGGCGCAGATCGTGAGCCGGATGTCGAATCTGGCGGACGTGATCTGGAACAACGCGCCGAAGAGCATCCTGGATCCGTTCCCCAGCCAGGTGGGCCCCGGGCACAAGACCGTGTACTAA
- the ttcA gene encoding tRNA 2-thiocytidine(32) synthetase TtcA, with translation MLVPLTPTLLHKLDEETEKMQTRLCRLVGQAIADYHLIDDGDKVMVCLSGGKDSYGLLDILLVLQRRAPIRFDVVAVNLDQRQPGFPEHVLPQYLSDRGIPFHIESRDTYSIVKRLIPEGQTTCSLCSRLRRGHLYRIATELGATKIALGHHRDDIIETLFLNLFYSGKLKAIPPKLRSKDGRHIVIRPLAMVKETDLARYAELRAFPIIPCDLCGSQEDLKRKKVKALLQEWERASPGCSDSIAAAVGNVAPALLMDPRLFDFKSLASAVSTQTEGDAWLDQEPPLA, from the coding sequence ATGCTTGTCCCGCTCACGCCAACACTCTTGCACAAATTAGACGAAGAAACAGAGAAGATGCAAACACGCCTTTGCCGGCTGGTGGGCCAAGCGATTGCTGACTATCACCTCATCGACGATGGCGACAAGGTGATGGTCTGCCTGTCAGGTGGTAAAGACAGTTACGGGTTGCTGGATATTTTACTCGTTTTACAGCGACGGGCTCCTATTCGTTTCGACGTGGTCGCCGTCAATCTCGACCAACGGCAGCCGGGGTTTCCGGAACATGTACTCCCACAATACCTGTCCGACCGTGGAATTCCTTTCCACATAGAATCCCGTGATACCTATTCGATCGTGAAGCGACTGATCCCGGAAGGGCAAACGACGTGCTCATTGTGCTCACGGTTACGGAGAGGACACTTGTATCGCATCGCCACTGAGCTTGGCGCCACGAAAATCGCGCTTGGCCATCACCGCGACGACATTATTGAAACCTTGTTTTTGAATCTCTTCTATTCGGGAAAACTGAAGGCCATCCCACCGAAGCTCCGTTCAAAGGATGGGCGACACATCGTCATTCGACCGCTGGCTATGGTCAAAGAGACTGACCTTGCGCGATATGCCGAGCTGCGGGCGTTCCCAATCATTCCATGCGATCTCTGTGGGTCGCAGGAAGACTTGAAACGAAAAAAAGTGAAGGCGTTGCTCCAGGAATGGGAGCGAGCCTCGCCCGGCTGTTCTGACAGCATTGCTGCAGCGGTCGGGAACGTCGCACCTGCTCTCCTAATGGATCCTCGACTCTTTGATTTCAAGTCGCTTGCATCAGCGGTAAGTACTCAGACTGAGGGTGACGCCTGGCTAGACCAGGAACCGCCTCTCGCATAA
- a CDS encoding low molecular weight phosphatase family protein, with translation MPQSILFVCTGNIFRSVAAEYAFRAQLGQHVSYRVESAGIEAKPKTVHSVITNRLIQKGIDPSAHIPRLLTKELVARNDLIIAMGLGHREFIQKRFGLKVPLFNEVSFGKDLPILDLHEALPDWECDIVEARAYVESVIDHIWEAIPTLMTRLSNFPERQGTLKP, from the coding sequence ATGCCGCAGTCAATCCTTTTTGTGTGTACCGGAAATATCTTCCGGAGTGTGGCTGCCGAATACGCGTTTCGGGCACAGCTGGGGCAGCACGTCTCTTACCGGGTCGAATCGGCAGGTATCGAAGCCAAGCCTAAGACGGTCCACTCAGTTATTACCAACCGCCTGATCCAAAAAGGCATTGATCCGTCCGCTCACATCCCACGACTTCTGACCAAAGAATTGGTCGCCCGGAATGACCTGATCATCGCGATGGGTCTTGGCCATCGCGAGTTTATCCAAAAGCGATTCGGATTGAAGGTTCCTCTCTTCAACGAAGTGTCGTTCGGCAAAGACCTCCCGATCCTCGATCTTCATGAAGCCCTGCCTGATTGGGAATGCGATATCGTCGAAGCGCGGGCTTATGTGGAGTCGGTCATCGATCATATTTGGGAGGCCATACCGACGCTGATGACGCGACTCTCAAATTTTCCCGAACGTCAAGGGACACTGAAGCCGTAA
- a CDS encoding putative zinc-binding metallopeptidase yields MDRTIFDVLKAPIIGQDEPKWASWSDEALLDLPMCDLHVGIKGGFLEQPIAELTRELEERRLLFRPHFWLSNEWFTPDGVPGIAVPFYLAHPRLAKLEQAQLLEVEGGTTEWCLRILRHEAGHAIENAYKIRRRKTRQQIFGKSSQQYPLYYSPRPYSRSFVRHLDLWYAQSHPDEDFAETFAVWLTPDSLWEERYRGWPVLKKLRYVDGLMKELRGMSPSVTTCEEVDGLSTLKKTLREHYERKRRHYGIERQLQYDPDLKRLFSTMPCHANKLSAATFLNRFRREVRRKVAAWTGEYQYTIDQVLEDMIQRCRELNLRVPITEEQAKLDFTILLTVHTMNFLRSGRHRVAL; encoded by the coding sequence ATGGATCGCACGATTTTCGACGTTCTCAAGGCTCCGATCATCGGCCAAGACGAGCCCAAATGGGCATCCTGGTCGGATGAAGCGCTATTGGACCTCCCGATGTGCGACTTGCACGTGGGGATCAAAGGCGGATTTCTCGAACAGCCTATCGCTGAGCTGACTCGAGAACTGGAAGAACGTCGCTTGTTGTTTCGTCCGCACTTCTGGCTCTCCAACGAGTGGTTTACACCGGATGGTGTGCCTGGGATTGCCGTCCCCTTCTATCTGGCCCATCCTCGTCTCGCGAAGCTGGAACAAGCCCAATTGCTGGAAGTGGAAGGCGGGACGACGGAGTGGTGTTTGCGCATTCTCCGCCATGAAGCCGGTCATGCCATTGAAAACGCCTATAAGATTCGCCGCCGGAAAACGCGTCAGCAAATTTTTGGCAAGTCTTCCCAGCAGTATCCACTGTACTACTCCCCCCGGCCCTACAGTCGAAGCTTCGTGCGCCATCTAGACTTGTGGTACGCCCAAAGCCATCCAGATGAAGACTTCGCTGAAACGTTTGCCGTCTGGCTCACACCGGACTCATTGTGGGAAGAACGGTACCGGGGTTGGCCCGTGCTCAAGAAACTCCGATATGTCGATGGGCTCATGAAGGAACTCCGGGGTATGTCGCCTTCCGTCACGACTTGTGAAGAAGTTGATGGGCTTTCCACCCTCAAAAAGACACTGCGCGAACATTACGAACGCAAACGCAGGCATTACGGAATCGAACGACAGTTGCAGTACGACCCGGATTTGAAACGACTCTTTTCTACAATGCCATGCCACGCAAATAAGTTGAGTGCCGCCACCTTTCTCAATCGGTTCCGTCGAGAGGTACGGCGTAAAGTAGCCGCGTGGACCGGCGAGTACCAATACACAATCGATCAGGTCCTGGAGGATATGATTCAACGATGCCGGGAACTCAATCTGCGGGTTCCCATCACGGAAGAACAAGCCAAACTGGACTTCACCATCCTTCTGACCGTACATACCATGAATTTTCTGCGGAGCGGACGGCATCGGGTGGCCTTATGA
- a CDS encoding ATP-grasp domain-containing protein, with amino-acid sequence MKRLRVLVLMHEDLVPPDQVDSYDPESVEWRTEYDVVSALKKLGHEVSPLGVKNDLGVIHTAIDHVKPDIVFNLLEEFAGVAVYDQHVVSYLELLHLAYTGCNPRGLMLARDKVLTKKVLSFHRIPYPEFIEVPQGRAVKRPKWLSFPLIVKSVSEEASLGISQASIVVDDDKLSERVAFIHNSVGTGALIERYIEGREFYVGIIGNGQLQVLPVWELILDKLPDDAKRIATERVKWSRTYQKKYGITSREAENLPEGKAEEIQDLAKQVYRALGLSGYARIDMRMNTDGELYVLEANPNPQIAEDEDFADSAKKVGYQYKELLQELLNVGLRWRPAKAA; translated from the coding sequence ATGAAGCGACTCCGGGTGCTCGTCCTCATGCATGAAGACCTTGTTCCTCCCGACCAGGTGGACAGTTACGACCCGGAATCCGTTGAGTGGCGGACAGAGTACGACGTCGTTTCTGCGCTGAAGAAACTCGGCCATGAGGTCTCCCCGCTGGGGGTCAAGAATGATCTCGGCGTGATTCACACGGCCATCGACCATGTGAAGCCGGACATCGTCTTTAACCTTTTGGAAGAGTTCGCGGGTGTAGCCGTCTATGATCAGCACGTCGTGTCGTACCTTGAACTCCTTCACCTGGCCTACACCGGCTGTAACCCGCGTGGATTGATGTTGGCACGCGACAAAGTCCTGACTAAGAAGGTGTTGTCCTTCCACCGAATCCCCTACCCTGAGTTCATTGAGGTACCCCAAGGACGTGCAGTCAAGCGGCCTAAATGGCTGTCTTTCCCCTTGATCGTCAAATCGGTCAGCGAGGAAGCTTCGCTGGGAATCTCGCAAGCGTCGATCGTCGTGGACGATGACAAGCTGAGTGAGCGAGTGGCATTTATTCACAATAGCGTGGGAACCGGGGCTCTGATCGAGCGGTACATCGAGGGTCGTGAGTTCTATGTGGGGATCATCGGCAATGGGCAACTACAAGTCTTGCCGGTGTGGGAACTCATCCTGGACAAGCTGCCGGACGACGCCAAACGTATCGCCACCGAGCGGGTGAAATGGAGCCGGACGTATCAAAAGAAGTACGGGATCACGTCACGAGAGGCTGAGAACCTGCCGGAGGGCAAAGCTGAAGAAATTCAGGATCTCGCCAAACAGGTCTATCGTGCACTCGGACTCAGCGGCTATGCGCGGATCGATATGCGAATGAATACCGACGGGGAACTCTACGTCCTGGAAGCGAATCCCAACCCACAGATCGCCGAAGATGAAGACTTCGCCGATTCAGCCAAGAAGGTCGGCTACCAATACAAGGAACTGCTGCAAGAGCTCCTGAACGTCGGCCTTCGCTGGCGCCCCGCCAAAGCTGCATGA
- a CDS encoding 2,3-bisphosphoglycerate-dependent phosphoglycerate mutase codes for MARLVLLRHGESQWNLENRFTGWVDVPLSEKGVEEAKQAGEKLREIRFDRAFTSVLTRANETLRIVLETIGQTDVPIEKDKALNERMYGELQGLNKAETAKKYGDAQVKIWRRSFDVKPPGGESLKDTAERALPYYERMIKPHLLKGETIIVAAHGNSLRALVMELDRLSKEEVLELNIPTGVPLLYEFDERGTVLSHRYL; via the coding sequence ATGGCTCGACTAGTGTTGCTTCGTCACGGTGAATCCCAATGGAACCTGGAAAATCGTTTTACCGGTTGGGTAGACGTGCCGCTCTCCGAAAAAGGGGTCGAAGAAGCCAAACAAGCCGGTGAAAAGCTTCGGGAGATTAGGTTCGATCGTGCCTTCACATCGGTCCTTACCCGCGCGAATGAGACCCTGAGAATTGTCTTGGAGACCATCGGGCAAACGGATGTCCCCATCGAGAAGGATAAGGCGCTGAACGAACGGATGTATGGAGAGTTGCAGGGACTGAACAAGGCCGAAACTGCCAAGAAGTATGGTGATGCTCAAGTGAAAATCTGGCGGAGAAGTTTTGATGTGAAACCGCCTGGTGGAGAGAGTCTCAAGGACACGGCAGAACGCGCGCTACCGTATTACGAGAGGATGATCAAACCTCACCTCCTGAAGGGCGAAACTATCATCGTGGCCGCGCACGGCAATAGCCTTCGTGCGTTGGTGATGGAATTGGACCGGCTGTCGAAAGAAGAGGTCTTGGAGCTGAACATTCCTACCGGCGTGCCGCTACTCTACGAATTCGATGAGCGAGGCACGGTGTTGTCGCACCGGTATCTCTGA
- a CDS encoding DUF2628 domain-containing protein, which produces MTVCGQCHQQNPDDANFCHQCGTKLAEVKAATETAETPTDRVIPVEDTLWRQFIGPNADHYMAVFKKFSSKGQPRFALSWNWPAFLYISFLWFLYRKMYLHAFVYAVGPMVSTYLTGDFSAGIVWSIMAGATANYLYYWHCREHIAEIKKTGQLDAPALEGALKESGGVQPYVIWVGVFFYIIFLATLIKMAQDGSLDFEKSPSKPAKQSVMTAPA; this is translated from the coding sequence ATGACGGTTTGTGGGCAGTGCCACCAACAGAATCCGGACGACGCCAATTTCTGTCATCAGTGCGGAACCAAACTGGCCGAAGTCAAGGCCGCCACTGAGACGGCCGAGACTCCCACCGACCGGGTGATTCCAGTCGAGGACACCCTCTGGCGTCAGTTCATCGGCCCCAATGCCGACCACTACATGGCCGTCTTCAAAAAGTTTTCATCGAAAGGCCAACCGCGGTTCGCGCTGTCCTGGAACTGGCCGGCATTTCTCTACATCTCTTTTCTATGGTTTCTGTACCGCAAAATGTATCTGCACGCGTTCGTCTATGCCGTAGGTCCGATGGTGTCGACGTATCTCACGGGAGATTTTTCCGCCGGCATCGTCTGGAGCATCATGGCGGGGGCCACGGCAAACTATCTGTACTATTGGCATTGCCGAGAGCATATTGCTGAGATCAAGAAAACCGGCCAGTTGGATGCTCCTGCCCTGGAAGGCGCCCTGAAAGAATCGGGCGGGGTGCAGCCCTACGTCATCTGGGTCGGCGTGTTCTTCTACATTATCTTTTTGGCTACGCTTATAAAGATGGCTCAAGATGGCTCACTTGATTTTGAGAAATCGCCAAGCAAACCGGCGAAGCAATCGGTGATGACGGCACCGGCTTGA
- a CDS encoding acetylornithine transaminase → MPTEELKDEAAKYLMQTYGRQPVSIVRGRGAKVYDLEGREYLDFVGGIAVNILGHGHPDLVKTIQRQAAQLIHTSNLYYTEPQVKLARLLVDHSFADRVFFCNSGAEANEAAIKLARRYGHERHGAARFEVITMKNSFHGRTLGMITATGQEKVQKGFEPLMPGFAYAPFNDFSAIESMVTERTAAIMLEPIQAEGGVHVANQDYLKSLRELCTQQDILLIFDEIQTGMGRTGTFFAYEQFGVQPDIMTLAKGLAGGVPIGACLAKESVAAAFTPGSHASTFGGNPLACAAALTVCQVLLEGRVLDQAKRMGEYLAKGLADCKDRHRIVQDVRGLGLLQGMELEIDARTIVADALARGVLINAVNERVLRFVPPLIITQNEIDKLIELLGTLFTQRQIAGKGSHH, encoded by the coding sequence ATGCCGACCGAGGAATTGAAAGACGAGGCCGCGAAGTATCTGATGCAGACCTACGGCCGTCAGCCGGTCTCAATCGTACGGGGGCGAGGCGCCAAGGTGTATGACCTGGAGGGGCGAGAGTATCTGGATTTCGTCGGGGGAATCGCCGTCAATATCTTGGGGCATGGTCATCCGGATCTCGTAAAGACGATCCAACGTCAAGCGGCACAACTGATTCACACATCAAACCTCTATTACACCGAACCTCAAGTAAAGCTGGCTCGCTTGCTGGTGGACCACTCGTTCGCGGATCGCGTGTTCTTCTGTAACAGCGGAGCCGAAGCCAATGAAGCGGCGATCAAGCTGGCACGACGGTATGGACATGAGCGACATGGAGCGGCCCGATTCGAAGTGATCACGATGAAGAACTCGTTCCATGGCCGTACGCTGGGGATGATCACAGCCACGGGACAAGAAAAAGTTCAGAAAGGCTTCGAACCGCTGATGCCCGGGTTTGCTTATGCCCCGTTCAATGATTTCAGCGCAATCGAGTCCATGGTCACCGAACGAACGGCAGCGATCATGCTGGAGCCGATTCAGGCGGAAGGCGGCGTACATGTCGCCAACCAGGATTATCTGAAGAGCCTGCGTGAGCTCTGTACGCAACAAGACATTCTCCTTATTTTCGATGAAATCCAAACCGGCATGGGCAGAACCGGTACATTCTTCGCCTATGAACAATTCGGTGTGCAGCCCGACATCATGACCCTGGCAAAGGGCCTCGCTGGAGGAGTACCGATCGGAGCCTGCCTCGCGAAGGAGTCGGTCGCCGCAGCGTTTACACCCGGCTCCCATGCGTCGACATTCGGTGGAAACCCGCTGGCTTGTGCTGCCGCGCTGACCGTTTGCCAGGTGCTGCTCGAAGGGCGAGTGCTCGATCAAGCGAAACGCATGGGTGAATATCTGGCAAAGGGGTTGGCCGACTGCAAAGACCGCCATCGAATCGTGCAGGACGTGCGGGGCCTCGGTCTGTTGCAGGGTATGGAGTTGGAGATCGATGCCAGAACCATCGTAGCCGATGCGTTGGCCCGTGGTGTCTTGATCAATGCCGTGAACGAGCGGGTGCTCCGATTTGTGCCACCGTTGATCATCACGCAAAATGAGATCGACAAACTTATTGAGCTCCTCGGTACGTTGTTTACCCAGCGTCAGATCGCAGGGAAAGGCTCCCACCACTGA